In one window of Solanum pennellii chromosome 2, SPENNV200 DNA:
- the LOC107010617 gene encoding dirigent protein 22-like yields MEKFLLMSFLFLAITIILPSTHGLDQSPKGVDKWFKNLPHAKTKMTKLHFYFHDIVTAKSPSAIQIAQANNTFQSPTFFGLVRMMDNPLTVNPEPDSKIIGRAQGIYGSASFEDIGLLMTLNLVFTNGKYNGSTLSILGHNQVFHEYREMPIVGGSGVFRLAKGIATAKTYQVDNTTQNAIVEYHVVVLHY; encoded by the coding sequence atggagaaattTTTGTTGATGTCTTTCTTGTTTTTAGCAATTACAATAATATTGCCTTCAACTCATGGGCTTGATCAAAGTCCTAAAGGAGTGGACAAATGGTTCAAGAACCTTCCCCatgcaaaaacaaaaatgacCAAACTTCACTTTTACTTTCATGATATTGTGACTGCAAAGAGTCCATCAGCAATCCAAATAGCGCAAGCCAATAATACATTTCAATCACCAACATTTTTTGGCTTGGTAAGGATGATGGACAATCCGTTGACGGTTAACCCCGAGCCCGACTCCAAAATAATAGGCCGAGCCCAAGGGATTTATGGCTCAGCTTCGTTTGAAGATATAGGCCTTCTTATGACTCTCAACCTTGTGTTCACAAATGGTAAGTACAATGGTAGCACGCTTAGTATCCTTGGGCACAATCAGGTATTTCACGAGTATCGAGAGATGCCAATTGTTGGTGGTTCCGGTGTTTTTAGGCTAGCAAAAGGCATCGCCACCGCGAAAACCTACCAAGTTGATAACACCACACAAAATGCAATAGTTGAATACCATGTTGTGGTTTTGCATTATTGA